The Arachis ipaensis cultivar K30076 chromosome B07, Araip1.1, whole genome shotgun sequence genome includes a window with the following:
- the LOC107607345 gene encoding uncharacterized protein LOC107607345, which translates to MELYAKFMKELLSKKRLLKKDLIVVMTKESSKIIQGDMPKKLKDLVSFQIPCTIGTTTLEKALCDLGTSINLMPLSMMKKLQIKEMKPTRIALQMEDRLVKFAHGVVENILVKVEKFFLPVDFVILDIEEVEDASIIFGRPFLAIRRALIDVEKGELTLRVHKKHMVFNVFKDILHPSEGKSCMKINLINPAPQDEKATTHSLEVSCLCLEAKEDLAMGRLVEDTIIKDRHNTNKNEDERGRAPVKLKMEFSPPIPKPISLGTNKAPPVIKHASLRKDEGIHMKKIKR; encoded by the coding sequence ATGGAGctttatgctaaattcatgaaggagttgttgtctaAGAAAAGATTGTTGAAAAAAGATCTGATAGTGGTTATGACCAAGGAGAGTAGTAAAATCATTCAAGGAGATATGCCAAAGAAACTAAAGGATCTAGTGAGCttccaaattccatgcaccattggaacCACCACTCTTGAGAAGGCATTGTGTGATCTAGGGACAAGCATCAATCTGATGCCCTTGTCCATGATGAAGAAGTTACAAATCAAAGAGATGAAACCAACAAGAATAGCTCTACAAATGGAAGATAGATTAGTGAAGTTTGCACATGGGGTGGTGGAAAACATTTTAGTCAAGGTGGAAAAATTCTTTCTACCAGTAGATTTTGTAATCCTTGATATCGAGGAAGTTGAAGATGCCTCCATCATCTTTgggagaccattcctagctattaGAAGAGCTCTCATAGATGTAGAAAAGGGAGAGCTCACATTGAGGGTACATAAAAAACACATGGTCTTCAATGTTTTCAAAGACATACTTCATCCAAGTGAAGGAAAGAGCTGCATGAAGATTAACCTCATTAATCCAGCACCACAAGACGAAAAAGCTACCACCCACTCTTTGGAAGTTTCATGTCTATGCTTGGAAGCAAAGGAAGATTTAGCAATGGGACGATTAGTGGAAGACACCATAATAAAAGACAGACATAACACCAACAAGAATGAAGATGAAAGGGGTAGAGCACCAGTCAAACTAAAGATGGAATTTTCTCCTCCAATTCCCAAGCCCATATCTTTGGGAACCAACAAAGCTCCCCCTGTGATTAAGCATGCCTCATTGAGAAAGGATGAAGGGATTCATATGAAAAAGATCAAAAGGTAG